The following are encoded together in the Oncorhynchus nerka isolate Pitt River linkage group LG23, Oner_Uvic_2.0, whole genome shotgun sequence genome:
- the LOC115106753 gene encoding delta-1-pyrroline-5-carboxylate synthase-like isoform X2, which yields MMLQRLALCSSLRSRSLQANVCPRFARAVSQTKFPVTHSPGKSAAHRSELRQAKRIVVKLGSAVVTRGDECGLALGRLASIVEQVAVLQNQGREMMIVTSGAVAFGRQRLRHEILLSQSVRQALHSGQNQLKEMSLPVLEARACAAAGQSGLMALYEAMFTQYSTCTAQILVTNLDFHDEQKRRNLNSTLHELLRMNIVPIINTNDAVVPPPVPNSDLQGVIHIKDNDSLAARLAVEMKADLLIALSDVEGLYDSPPGTDDAKLIDIFYPGDQQSIRYGSKSKVGIGGMEAKVKSALWALQGGTSVVIANGTDPKVTGHVITDIVEGKKVGTFFSEVKPAGPTVEQQTEMARQAGRTLATLHPDERGEIICRLADLLTEKKDEILSANKRDMETAASSGRLSQPLLARLSLSTSKLNSLAIGLRQIAVSSRDSVGQVLRRTRVANNLELEQITVPIGVLLVIFESRPDCLPQVSALAIASGNALLLKGGKEAANTNRILHQLTQEALSIHGVKDAIQLVSTREEVEDLCRLDKMIDLIIPRGSSQLVRDIQRAAKGIPVLGHSEGICHVYIDSEACIEKAIDIIKDSKCDYPAACNAMETLLLHRDLLRTPLFDQIIDMLRVEQVKIHAGPRFASYLTFSPSEVKSLRTEYGDLECCIEVVDSIQDAVDHIHKYGSSHTDVIVTDNENTAEQFMQQVDSACVFWNASSRFADGYRFGLGAEVGISTARIHARGPVGLEGLLTTKWVLRGEGHTVAEFSEAGSMKYLHENIPVPQRFPS from the exons ATGATGTTGCAGAGGCTGGCCTTGTGTTCCAGTCTACGTTCCAGGAGCCTGCAAGCAAATGTTTGCCCACGCTTTGCCAGGGCAGTGTCCCAAACCAAGT TCCCTGTCACCCATTCTCCTGGGAAGTCAGCAGCGCACCGCAGTGAGCTCAGACAGGCCAAGCGCATTGTGGTGAAATTGGGCAGTGCTGTGGTGACGCGGGGAGATGAGTGTGGCTTGGCCCTCGGGCGTCTCGCCTCCATTGTGGAGCAG GTGGCCGTGCTGCAGAACCAAGGCAGGGAGATGATGATTGTCACCAGTGGGGCCGTTGCTTTCGGAAGGCAGAGACTGAGACACGAGATCCTGCTATCGCAGAGCGTCAGACAAGCCTTGCACTCTGGACAGAACCAACTCAAAGAAATG TCACTTCCAGTTCTGGAGGCCCGGGCGTGTGCAGCTGCTGGACAGAGTGGCTTGATGGCTCTGTATGAAGCTATGTTCACCCAGTACAGCACCTGCACTgcacag ATCCTTGTGACGAACCTCGACTTCCACGATGAGCAGAAGCGTCGCAACCTGAACAGCACCCTCCACGAGCTGCTGCGCATGAACATAGTGCCCATCATCAACACCAATGACGCAGTTGTACCGCCCCCTGTTCCAAACAGTGACCTTCAGGGG GTAATACACATTAAGGATAACGACAGCTTGGCTGCAAGACTGGCTGTTGAAATGAAAGCAGACCTTCTTATTGCTCTATCTGATGTTGAAG GATTGTATGACAGCCCCCCAGGAACAGATGACGCTAAACTCATCGATATCTTCTACCCCGGAGACCAGCAGTCTATCAGATATGGCTCAAAGTCCAAAGTGGGCATTGGGGGCATGGAGGCAAAG GTGAAGTCTGCTCTGTGGGCGCTTCAGGGTGGCACGTCGGTCGTCATTGCCAATGGCACCGACCCCAAAGTCACGGGCCACGTCatcacagacatagtggagggaAAGAAAGTGGGCACATTCTTCTCTGAGGTCAAGCCTGCTG GTCCCACTGTGGAGCAGCAGACAGAAatggccaggcaggcaggcaggactcTGGCCACTCTTCACCCAGATGAG AGAGGGGAGATAATTTGCCGTCTGGCTGACCTGTTGACAGAGAAGAAGGATGAGATCCTCAGTGCCAACAAGAGAGACATGGAGACTGCAGCATCATCAG GCCGTCTCTCCCAACCCCTGCTGGCAAGGTTGAGTCTGTCCACATCGAAGCTGAACAGCCTAGCCATAGGCCTGCGTCAGATTGCTGTATCGTCCAGGGACAGCGTGGGGCAGGTGCTCCGCAGGACCAGAGTCGCCAACAACCTGGAGCTCGAACAGATCACTGTGCCCATCGGGGTCCTGCTGGTCATCTTTGAGTCCCGACCCGACTGCCTTCCTCAG GTGTCAGCTCTGGCTATTGCCAGTGGAAATGCTCTGTTACTGAAGGGGGGAAAAGAAGCGGCCAACACCAACCGTATCTTGCATCAGCTGACCCAGGAGGCGCTCTCTATCCACGGGGTGAAGGATGCTATTCAGCTG GTGAGTACccgtgaggaggtggaggacctGTGTAGACTAGATAAGATGATAGACCTGATCATCCCTCGAGGCTCGTCCCAGCTGGTCAGAGACATCCAGAGAGCTGCCAAGGGCATCCCTGTGCTGGGACACAGTGAGGGCATCTGCCATGTCTACATCGACTCTGAGGCTTGCATCGAAAAGGCTATTGACATCA TCAAAGACTCTAAATGTGACTACCCTGCAGCCTGCAATGCCATGGAGACCCTACTCCTCCACAGAGATCTACTGAGGACACCTCTGTTTGACCAGATTATAGATATGCTTAGAGTGGAACAG GTGAAGATCCATGCAGGCCCCAGATTTGCCTCCTACCTGACTTttagcccatctgaggtgaagtCTCTGAGGACAGAGTACGGGGACCTGGAGTGCTGCATTGAGGTGGTGGATAGTATACAGGACGCCGTGGACCACATCCACAAATACGGCAGCTCCCACACAGATGTCATTGTTACAGATAACG AGAATACAGCCGAACAGTTCATGCAGCAGGTGGACAGTGCCTGTGTTTTCTGGAACGCTAGCTCTCGCTTTGCTGATGGATACAGATTTGGTCTTG GTGCGGAGGTTGGCATCAGCACAGCTCGGATCCATGCGAGGGGCCCAGTGGGTCTGGAGGGGCTGCTGACCACCAAGTGGGTCCTCCGGGGTGAGGGGCACACAGTGGCAGAGTTCTCAGAGGCGGGCAGTATGAAGTACCTTCATGAGAACATCCCTGTTCCTCAGAGATTCCCCAGCTAG
- the LOC115106753 gene encoding delta-1-pyrroline-5-carboxylate synthase-like isoform X1 encodes MMLQRLALCSSLRSRSLQANVCPRFARAVSQTKFPVTHSPGKSAAHRSELRQAKRIVVKLGSAVVTRGDECGLALGRLASIVEQVAVLQNQGREMMIVTSGAVAFGRQRLRHEILLSQSVRQALHSGQNQLKEMSLPVLEARACAAAGQSGLMALYEAMFTQYSTCTAQILVTNLDFHDEQKRRNLNSTLHELLRMNIVPIINTNDAVVPPPVPNSDLQGVNVIHIKDNDSLAARLAVEMKADLLIALSDVEGLYDSPPGTDDAKLIDIFYPGDQQSIRYGSKSKVGIGGMEAKVKSALWALQGGTSVVIANGTDPKVTGHVITDIVEGKKVGTFFSEVKPAGPTVEQQTEMARQAGRTLATLHPDERGEIICRLADLLTEKKDEILSANKRDMETAASSGRLSQPLLARLSLSTSKLNSLAIGLRQIAVSSRDSVGQVLRRTRVANNLELEQITVPIGVLLVIFESRPDCLPQVSALAIASGNALLLKGGKEAANTNRILHQLTQEALSIHGVKDAIQLVSTREEVEDLCRLDKMIDLIIPRGSSQLVRDIQRAAKGIPVLGHSEGICHVYIDSEACIEKAIDIIKDSKCDYPAACNAMETLLLHRDLLRTPLFDQIIDMLRVEQVKIHAGPRFASYLTFSPSEVKSLRTEYGDLECCIEVVDSIQDAVDHIHKYGSSHTDVIVTDNENTAEQFMQQVDSACVFWNASSRFADGYRFGLGAEVGISTARIHARGPVGLEGLLTTKWVLRGEGHTVAEFSEAGSMKYLHENIPVPQRFPS; translated from the exons ATGATGTTGCAGAGGCTGGCCTTGTGTTCCAGTCTACGTTCCAGGAGCCTGCAAGCAAATGTTTGCCCACGCTTTGCCAGGGCAGTGTCCCAAACCAAGT TCCCTGTCACCCATTCTCCTGGGAAGTCAGCAGCGCACCGCAGTGAGCTCAGACAGGCCAAGCGCATTGTGGTGAAATTGGGCAGTGCTGTGGTGACGCGGGGAGATGAGTGTGGCTTGGCCCTCGGGCGTCTCGCCTCCATTGTGGAGCAG GTGGCCGTGCTGCAGAACCAAGGCAGGGAGATGATGATTGTCACCAGTGGGGCCGTTGCTTTCGGAAGGCAGAGACTGAGACACGAGATCCTGCTATCGCAGAGCGTCAGACAAGCCTTGCACTCTGGACAGAACCAACTCAAAGAAATG TCACTTCCAGTTCTGGAGGCCCGGGCGTGTGCAGCTGCTGGACAGAGTGGCTTGATGGCTCTGTATGAAGCTATGTTCACCCAGTACAGCACCTGCACTgcacag ATCCTTGTGACGAACCTCGACTTCCACGATGAGCAGAAGCGTCGCAACCTGAACAGCACCCTCCACGAGCTGCTGCGCATGAACATAGTGCCCATCATCAACACCAATGACGCAGTTGTACCGCCCCCTGTTCCAAACAGTGACCTTCAGGGGGTAAAT GTAATACACATTAAGGATAACGACAGCTTGGCTGCAAGACTGGCTGTTGAAATGAAAGCAGACCTTCTTATTGCTCTATCTGATGTTGAAG GATTGTATGACAGCCCCCCAGGAACAGATGACGCTAAACTCATCGATATCTTCTACCCCGGAGACCAGCAGTCTATCAGATATGGCTCAAAGTCCAAAGTGGGCATTGGGGGCATGGAGGCAAAG GTGAAGTCTGCTCTGTGGGCGCTTCAGGGTGGCACGTCGGTCGTCATTGCCAATGGCACCGACCCCAAAGTCACGGGCCACGTCatcacagacatagtggagggaAAGAAAGTGGGCACATTCTTCTCTGAGGTCAAGCCTGCTG GTCCCACTGTGGAGCAGCAGACAGAAatggccaggcaggcaggcaggactcTGGCCACTCTTCACCCAGATGAG AGAGGGGAGATAATTTGCCGTCTGGCTGACCTGTTGACAGAGAAGAAGGATGAGATCCTCAGTGCCAACAAGAGAGACATGGAGACTGCAGCATCATCAG GCCGTCTCTCCCAACCCCTGCTGGCAAGGTTGAGTCTGTCCACATCGAAGCTGAACAGCCTAGCCATAGGCCTGCGTCAGATTGCTGTATCGTCCAGGGACAGCGTGGGGCAGGTGCTCCGCAGGACCAGAGTCGCCAACAACCTGGAGCTCGAACAGATCACTGTGCCCATCGGGGTCCTGCTGGTCATCTTTGAGTCCCGACCCGACTGCCTTCCTCAG GTGTCAGCTCTGGCTATTGCCAGTGGAAATGCTCTGTTACTGAAGGGGGGAAAAGAAGCGGCCAACACCAACCGTATCTTGCATCAGCTGACCCAGGAGGCGCTCTCTATCCACGGGGTGAAGGATGCTATTCAGCTG GTGAGTACccgtgaggaggtggaggacctGTGTAGACTAGATAAGATGATAGACCTGATCATCCCTCGAGGCTCGTCCCAGCTGGTCAGAGACATCCAGAGAGCTGCCAAGGGCATCCCTGTGCTGGGACACAGTGAGGGCATCTGCCATGTCTACATCGACTCTGAGGCTTGCATCGAAAAGGCTATTGACATCA TCAAAGACTCTAAATGTGACTACCCTGCAGCCTGCAATGCCATGGAGACCCTACTCCTCCACAGAGATCTACTGAGGACACCTCTGTTTGACCAGATTATAGATATGCTTAGAGTGGAACAG GTGAAGATCCATGCAGGCCCCAGATTTGCCTCCTACCTGACTTttagcccatctgaggtgaagtCTCTGAGGACAGAGTACGGGGACCTGGAGTGCTGCATTGAGGTGGTGGATAGTATACAGGACGCCGTGGACCACATCCACAAATACGGCAGCTCCCACACAGATGTCATTGTTACAGATAACG AGAATACAGCCGAACAGTTCATGCAGCAGGTGGACAGTGCCTGTGTTTTCTGGAACGCTAGCTCTCGCTTTGCTGATGGATACAGATTTGGTCTTG GTGCGGAGGTTGGCATCAGCACAGCTCGGATCCATGCGAGGGGCCCAGTGGGTCTGGAGGGGCTGCTGACCACCAAGTGGGTCCTCCGGGGTGAGGGGCACACAGTGGCAGAGTTCTCAGAGGCGGGCAGTATGAAGTACCTTCATGAGAACATCCCTGTTCCTCAGAGATTCCCCAGCTAG
- the LOC115106753 gene encoding delta-1-pyrroline-5-carboxylate synthase-like isoform X3, with amino-acid sequence MMLQRLALCSSLRSRSLQANVCPRFARAVSQTKFPVTHSPGKSAAHRSELRQAKRIVVKLGSAVVTRGDECGLALGRLASIVEQVAVLQNQGREMMIVTSGAVAFGRQRLRHEILLSQSVRQALHSGQNQLKEMSLPVLEARACAAAGQSGLMALYEAMFTQYSTCTAQILVTNLDFHDEQKRRNLNSTLHELLRMNIVPIINTNDAVVPPPVPNSDLQGVNVIHIKDNDSLAARLAVEMKADLLIALSDVEGLYDSPPGTDDAKLIDIFYPGDQQSIRYGSKSKVGIGGMEAKVKSALWALQGGTSVVIANGTDPKVTGHVITDIVEGKKVGTFFSEVKPAGPTVEQQTEMARQAGRTLATLHPDERGEIICRLADLLTEKKDEILSANKRDMETAASSGRLSQPLLARLSLSTSKLNSLAIGLRQIAVSSRDSVGQVLRRTRVANNLELEQITVPIGVLLVIFESRPDCLPQVSALAIASGNALLLKGGKEAANTNRILHQLTQEALSIHGVKDAIQLVSTREEVEDLCRLDKMIDLIIPRGSSQLVRDIQRAAKGIPVLGHSEGICHVYIDSEACIEKAIDIIKDSKCDYPAACNAMETLLLHRDLLRTPLFDQIIDMLRVEQVKIHAGPRFASYLTFSPSEVKSLRTEYGDLECCIEVVDSIQDAVDHIHKYGSSHTDVIVTDNDLL; translated from the exons ATGATGTTGCAGAGGCTGGCCTTGTGTTCCAGTCTACGTTCCAGGAGCCTGCAAGCAAATGTTTGCCCACGCTTTGCCAGGGCAGTGTCCCAAACCAAGT TCCCTGTCACCCATTCTCCTGGGAAGTCAGCAGCGCACCGCAGTGAGCTCAGACAGGCCAAGCGCATTGTGGTGAAATTGGGCAGTGCTGTGGTGACGCGGGGAGATGAGTGTGGCTTGGCCCTCGGGCGTCTCGCCTCCATTGTGGAGCAG GTGGCCGTGCTGCAGAACCAAGGCAGGGAGATGATGATTGTCACCAGTGGGGCCGTTGCTTTCGGAAGGCAGAGACTGAGACACGAGATCCTGCTATCGCAGAGCGTCAGACAAGCCTTGCACTCTGGACAGAACCAACTCAAAGAAATG TCACTTCCAGTTCTGGAGGCCCGGGCGTGTGCAGCTGCTGGACAGAGTGGCTTGATGGCTCTGTATGAAGCTATGTTCACCCAGTACAGCACCTGCACTgcacag ATCCTTGTGACGAACCTCGACTTCCACGATGAGCAGAAGCGTCGCAACCTGAACAGCACCCTCCACGAGCTGCTGCGCATGAACATAGTGCCCATCATCAACACCAATGACGCAGTTGTACCGCCCCCTGTTCCAAACAGTGACCTTCAGGGGGTAAAT GTAATACACATTAAGGATAACGACAGCTTGGCTGCAAGACTGGCTGTTGAAATGAAAGCAGACCTTCTTATTGCTCTATCTGATGTTGAAG GATTGTATGACAGCCCCCCAGGAACAGATGACGCTAAACTCATCGATATCTTCTACCCCGGAGACCAGCAGTCTATCAGATATGGCTCAAAGTCCAAAGTGGGCATTGGGGGCATGGAGGCAAAG GTGAAGTCTGCTCTGTGGGCGCTTCAGGGTGGCACGTCGGTCGTCATTGCCAATGGCACCGACCCCAAAGTCACGGGCCACGTCatcacagacatagtggagggaAAGAAAGTGGGCACATTCTTCTCTGAGGTCAAGCCTGCTG GTCCCACTGTGGAGCAGCAGACAGAAatggccaggcaggcaggcaggactcTGGCCACTCTTCACCCAGATGAG AGAGGGGAGATAATTTGCCGTCTGGCTGACCTGTTGACAGAGAAGAAGGATGAGATCCTCAGTGCCAACAAGAGAGACATGGAGACTGCAGCATCATCAG GCCGTCTCTCCCAACCCCTGCTGGCAAGGTTGAGTCTGTCCACATCGAAGCTGAACAGCCTAGCCATAGGCCTGCGTCAGATTGCTGTATCGTCCAGGGACAGCGTGGGGCAGGTGCTCCGCAGGACCAGAGTCGCCAACAACCTGGAGCTCGAACAGATCACTGTGCCCATCGGGGTCCTGCTGGTCATCTTTGAGTCCCGACCCGACTGCCTTCCTCAG GTGTCAGCTCTGGCTATTGCCAGTGGAAATGCTCTGTTACTGAAGGGGGGAAAAGAAGCGGCCAACACCAACCGTATCTTGCATCAGCTGACCCAGGAGGCGCTCTCTATCCACGGGGTGAAGGATGCTATTCAGCTG GTGAGTACccgtgaggaggtggaggacctGTGTAGACTAGATAAGATGATAGACCTGATCATCCCTCGAGGCTCGTCCCAGCTGGTCAGAGACATCCAGAGAGCTGCCAAGGGCATCCCTGTGCTGGGACACAGTGAGGGCATCTGCCATGTCTACATCGACTCTGAGGCTTGCATCGAAAAGGCTATTGACATCA TCAAAGACTCTAAATGTGACTACCCTGCAGCCTGCAATGCCATGGAGACCCTACTCCTCCACAGAGATCTACTGAGGACACCTCTGTTTGACCAGATTATAGATATGCTTAGAGTGGAACAG GTGAAGATCCATGCAGGCCCCAGATTTGCCTCCTACCTGACTTttagcccatctgaggtgaagtCTCTGAGGACAGAGTACGGGGACCTGGAGTGCTGCATTGAGGTGGTGGATAGTATACAGGACGCCGTGGACCACATCCACAAATACGGCAGCTCCCACACAGATGTCATTGTTACAGATAACG atctcctctag
- the LOC115106752 gene encoding gamma-crystallin S-1-like isoform X2, which yields MMGKKLSVQIIFYEGRNFEGRHYECSGDCTDMHSHFSRCNSIRVDSGCWMAYEKPNFSGYQYMLTRGKYADHHRWSGFNDCIRSCRIIPAYNGNYRMKIFERSDFGGKMMELSDDCPNLQDRFHRRDISSCNVMEGYWILHEHPNYRGHQYFLRPGEYNKHSDWGSMSSTIGSVRRVTELKQNNQ from the exons ATGATGGGTAAG AAGCTCTCTGTTCAGATCATCTTCTACGAGGGCAGGAATTTTGAGGGACGCCACTATGAGTGCAGTGGTGACTGCACTGACATGCACTCCCACTTCTCCCGATGTAACTCCATTCGAGTGGACAGTGGGTGCTGGATGGCCTATGAGAAGCCTAACTTTTCTGGATACCAGTACATGCTGACAAGGGGGAAGTACGCTGACCACCATCGCTGGTCCGGCTTCAACGACTGCATCCGCTCCTGTCGCATAATCCCAGCT TACAATGGAAACTACAGGATGAAGATCTTTGAGAGATCAGACTTTGGGGGAAAGATGATGGAGCTGAGCGACGACTGCCCCAACCTGCAGGACCGCTTCCACCGGAGAGACATTTCCTCCTGCAATGTTATGGAGGGCTACTGGATCCTCCACGAGCACCCAAACTACAGGGGCCATCAGTACTTCCTGCGCCCTGGCGAGTACAACAAGCATAGCGACTGGGGCAGCATGAGCTCTACCATTGGTTCGGTGCGTCGCGTCACAGAGCTGAAGCAAAACAACCAATAA
- the LOC115106752 gene encoding gamma-crystallin S-1-like isoform X1 has translation MITHVILITMLYPFSLTHKRLWDEDRPVLLTSTVMMGKIIFYEGRNFEGRHYECSGDCTDMHSHFSRCNSIRVDSGCWMAYEKPNFSGYQYMLTRGKYADHHRWSGFNDCIRSCRIIPAYNGNYRMKIFERSDFGGKMMELSDDCPNLQDRFHRRDISSCNVMEGYWILHEHPNYRGHQYFLRPGEYNKHSDWGSMSSTIGSVRRVTELKQNNQ, from the exons ATGATAACTCACGTGATTTTAATAACAATGCTCTATCCTTTTTCTCTGACACATAAAAGGCTCTGGGATGAGGACAGGCCTGTCCTGTTGACCTCCACAGTCATGATGGGTAAG ATCATCTTCTACGAGGGCAGGAATTTTGAGGGACGCCACTATGAGTGCAGTGGTGACTGCACTGACATGCACTCCCACTTCTCCCGATGTAACTCCATTCGAGTGGACAGTGGGTGCTGGATGGCCTATGAGAAGCCTAACTTTTCTGGATACCAGTACATGCTGACAAGGGGGAAGTACGCTGACCACCATCGCTGGTCCGGCTTCAACGACTGCATCCGCTCCTGTCGCATAATCCCAGCT TACAATGGAAACTACAGGATGAAGATCTTTGAGAGATCAGACTTTGGGGGAAAGATGATGGAGCTGAGCGACGACTGCCCCAACCTGCAGGACCGCTTCCACCGGAGAGACATTTCCTCCTGCAATGTTATGGAGGGCTACTGGATCCTCCACGAGCACCCAAACTACAGGGGCCATCAGTACTTCCTGCGCCCTGGCGAGTACAACAAGCATAGCGACTGGGGCAGCATGAGCTCTACCATTGGTTCGGTGCGTCGCGTCACAGAGCTGAAGCAAAACAACCAATAA